One Cydia splendana chromosome 21, ilCydSple1.2, whole genome shotgun sequence genomic region harbors:
- the LOC134801277 gene encoding insulin-like growth factor-binding protein complex acid labile subunit produces MRGNSMLDMASKAWIILLATMTVKADLTCTHPGTDVVCSTDNSDYVLKRGLVSENSKTTGITLRNCRITDVEMGSFHQLPALEYLDLSVNKISRLELGVLDGSRKTVFLNLSHNRLTEFPLGLFDEKPNLEILDLKGNRLENLELGIFDPLHKLRHLDLSSNKIKGRSLNPYIFDQSPQIKFMDFSRNDMSGTPGNMLAAFEAIDFLNLDRCSLTEVPNFATRSNLRTMKHLLLSTNEITKLENPRIFSHLENLEKLNLIANYITEVHQDVFKPLNKAQLIFLGHNKMKNIPETLFQNMRHLNNIDLSNNLIEYIPVTAFRGTKLKRLNLSNNRFTYLQDNFNLELRNSGVELSHLFFQDNPWQCACLNDILIEVKKYGISYNSDKYDGRRPVCVTNEFTCKRQPNFNEFYIELYDNVI; encoded by the exons ATGCGTGGTAATTCGATGTTGG ATATGGCTTCCAAAGCGTGGATCATCCTACTAGCAACGATGACGGTCAAAGCAGACCTCACATGCACTCACCCTGGCACCGACGTGGTCTGCTCCACTGACAACTCGGATTATGTCCTCAAACGGGGCCTGGTCTCAGAAAACAGCAAAACTACTGGCATTACCCTTCGAAACTGCAGGATCACTGACGTCGAAATGGGGTCCTTCCACCAACTGCCCGCTTTGGAGTACCTCGATCTCAGCGTGAACAAGATATCCCGATTGGAACTTGGCGTTCTAGATGGATCCAGGAAGACAGTTTTCTTAAATCTCTCGCATAACAGATTGACAGAGTTCCCTTTGGGCTTGTTCGATGAAAAGCCCAATTTGGAAATACTTGATTTGAAAGGAAATAGATTGGAAAACCTTGAGCTTGGCATTTTTGATCCTTTACATAAGCTGAGACATCTAGATTTATCAAGCAACAAAATTAAAGGAAGGAGCTTAAATCCATACATTTTCGACCAATCACCGCAGATCAAATTCATGGATTTTTCAAGGAATGACATGAGTGGTACTCCAGGGAATATGCTAGCGGCTTTTGAAGCTATCGATTTTCTTAATTTAGATCGGTGCTCATTAACAGAAGTTCCTAATTTCGCTACCAGATCAAATTTACGAACGATGAAACATCTCCTCCTATCAACGAACGAGATAACCAAACTTGAAAATCCTAGAATCTTCTCGCATTTAGAAAACTTGGAAAAGTTAAATCTAATTGCAAATTATATAACGGAAGTTCACCAAGACGTTTTCAAACCATTGAATAAAGCACAACTGATATTTTTAGGGCATAACAAGATGAAAAACATTCCAGAGACCCTGTTCCAAAATATGCGTCATTTGAACAACATTGATTTATCAAATAATCTTATAGAATACATTCCAGTTACCGCATTCCGCGGTACAAAATTAAAACGATTGAACTTATCTAATAATCGCTTCACCTACTTACAAGACAATTTTAACCTAGAATTAAGGAACTCTGGAGTAGAATTATCACATTTATTCTTTCAGGACAACCCGTGGCAGTGTGCGTGTCTTAACGATATTTTGATAGAAGTTAAGAAGTACGGAATATCCTACAATAGTGATAAATATGATGGCCGCCGCCCTGTTTGTGTCACGAACGAATTTACTTGTAAAAGGCAACCGAACTTTAATGAATTTTATATTGAACTATATGATAacgttatttaa